The Chryseobacterium aureum genome contains a region encoding:
- a CDS encoding pyridoxamine 5'-phosphate oxidase family protein, producing the protein MSTQNLTHLEAIKKIKELSEKARICMFCTELETTPINSRPMTLQETDDSGNLWFISSGTSNKNFEIKDDRRVQLFFMNNSDSQYLSVYGEASVYKDKATIEEKWSPLANAWFDGKDDPNVTIIRVEPKETYYWDTKAGKLVSLFSFVAAAITGNKTNNSDGVEGNATI; encoded by the coding sequence ATGTCAACACAAAACCTTACCCATCTGGAAGCGATCAAAAAAATCAAAGAACTGTCAGAAAAAGCACGCATCTGTATGTTTTGTACGGAATTGGAAACCACGCCCATCAATTCCAGACCTATGACATTGCAGGAAACGGACGACAGCGGAAATCTATGGTTTATCAGCAGCGGTACCAGCAACAAGAATTTTGAAATAAAAGATGACCGCAGAGTACAGCTCTTTTTCATGAATAACAGCGATTCTCAATATCTTTCTGTATATGGGGAAGCTTCTGTTTATAAGGATAAAGCTACAATAGAAGAAAAATGGTCTCCCCTTGCCAATGCCTGGTTTGACGGAAAAGATGATCCTAATGTTACCATCATCCGTGTAGAACCTAAAGAAACCTATTATTGGGATACCAAAGCAGGAAAACTGGTCAGTCTGTTCAGCTTTGTTGCAGCTGCCATAACAGGAAATAAAACCAATAATTCTGATGGTGTAGAAGGAAATGCAACCATTTAG
- a CDS encoding thioredoxin domain-containing protein produces MKKSIFYHAGCPVCISAEQDIVNLIGPDNVEIIHLGNDKNRIEEAEKAGVKSVPALVTPNGNVLHINFGASMEDVKN; encoded by the coding sequence ATGAAAAAATCCATTTTTTATCATGCAGGGTGTCCTGTATGTATCAGCGCAGAACAGGATATCGTTAACCTTATTGGTCCGGACAACGTTGAAATTATCCATCTGGGTAATGACAAAAACAGAATTGAAGAGGCTGAGAAGGCAGGGGTAAAATCTGTGCCTGCATTAGTAACGCCTAACGGAAATGTACTTCATATCAATTTTGGAGCCTCCATGGAAGATGTGAAAAACTAG
- a CDS encoding dihydrodipicolinate synthase family protein, which translates to MKNVPFKGIIAYPITPFDAHEKVDIPLFKHLVERLITSGSHGIAPLGSTGVMPYLSDEEKEELTEATLQQVEGRIPTLVGVSNLTTEKTIHHARFAEKAGADAVMIIPMSYWKLTDDEIAAHYDAVAGKISIPIMAYNNPATSGVDMSPALLKRLLEIPNVTMIKESTGDIQRMHYLRRELGEEVAFYNGSNPLALAAFSAGARGWCTAAPNLIPELNISLYNAVKEGDLEKAKTVFYQQFDLLKFIVNKGLPRAVKSGLHILGEDGGNLRSPLKPLQEKETEELKNIIKNLIN; encoded by the coding sequence ATGAAAAATGTACCCTTTAAAGGGATTATAGCCTATCCCATTACCCCTTTTGATGCCCATGAAAAAGTAGATATTCCTCTCTTTAAGCATTTGGTAGAAAGGCTGATTACTTCCGGAAGCCATGGTATTGCGCCATTGGGAAGTACAGGTGTAATGCCTTATCTGTCTGATGAAGAAAAAGAAGAACTTACAGAAGCTACTTTGCAGCAGGTAGAAGGAAGAATTCCCACACTTGTAGGAGTCTCCAATCTCACAACAGAGAAAACCATTCACCATGCCCGGTTTGCGGAAAAAGCAGGCGCTGATGCCGTCATGATTATTCCCATGAGCTACTGGAAGCTTACCGATGACGAAATTGCAGCACATTACGACGCTGTAGCAGGTAAGATTTCCATCCCGATTATGGCATACAATAATCCGGCAACAAGTGGGGTAGACATGTCACCCGCTCTTTTGAAAAGGCTGCTTGAAATTCCCAATGTAACGATGATCAAAGAAAGTACGGGAGATATTCAGAGAATGCATTATCTGAGAAGAGAACTGGGGGAAGAAGTAGCCTTCTATAATGGGTCAAACCCTTTGGCGCTGGCTGCATTTTCCGCAGGAGCAAGAGGATGGTGTACAGCAGCACCTAACCTTATTCCTGAATTGAACATCAGCCTTTATAATGCAGTGAAAGAAGGTGATCTTGAAAAGGCAAAAACGGTTTTCTATCAGCAGTTTGACCTTTTAAAGTTTATTGTGAACAAAGGATTACCACGAGCGGTAAAATCTGGTCTCCATATTTTGGGTGAAGATGGCGGGAATCTGAGAAGCCCTTTGAAACCTTTACAGGAAAAGGAAACCGAAGAATTAAAAAATATTATTAAAAACCTTATTAATTAA
- a CDS encoding cupin domain-containing protein has product MDKKQFSSKDFHETFARPKYVKPSHLIHKNVENAGEHNQFSTERKHPVFFVDLPSKNVSMTIGGLTPGQQTNRHRHTYETVLFVIEGKGWTEVEDEKVYWEAGDAVYIPSWAWHKHQNLSDREPAKYIACENAPQLQNLGVALREEEGRDL; this is encoded by the coding sequence ATGGACAAGAAACAATTCAGTTCTAAAGATTTTCACGAAACTTTTGCAAGACCAAAGTACGTAAAGCCAAGTCATCTGATTCATAAAAATGTGGAAAATGCAGGTGAGCACAATCAGTTTTCCACAGAAAGAAAACATCCGGTTTTCTTTGTAGATCTTCCAAGTAAAAATGTCAGCATGACGATTGGAGGGCTTACTCCCGGGCAGCAAACCAACAGACACCGTCATACGTATGAAACCGTATTATTTGTCATTGAAGGAAAAGGCTGGACAGAAGTGGAGGATGAAAAAGTATACTGGGAAGCCGGAGATGCAGTATACATTCCTTCATGGGCATGGCATAAACATCAGAATCTGAGCGATAGGGAACCTGCCAAATATATTGCCTGCGAAAATGCGCCTCAGCTGCAGAACTTAGGGGTTGCCTTGAGAGAGGAAGAAGGAAGAGACCTTTAG
- the pdxR gene encoding MocR-like pyridoxine biosynthesis transcription factor PdxR: MLRPWKLELEIDKKLSKAVYLQIADTIITDIRSGRLKAGDALPGSRNLAQTLKINRNTVVEAYQVLINEEWVISRERKGIFVSEKLPVLHERNADYPDGSHHQQVMPGGLLINFDDGHPDSKIAPVTELARAYRQIFSIKAKWQMMGYGDEHGDIEFRKMISQMLNHQRGMHIHENEISITRGSQMGMFLTAQSLLTAGDHVIVENPGYQPAWKAFQYAGAKLLHAPVDQEGISIEAVEKLLKEHQTIKALYITPHRQYPTTVTLSLSRRLRLIELSNQYNITIIEDDYDNEFHFGYRPILPVSSFPELHHYVYIGTLSKVVAPALRIGYLATPNQELLKKIGELRKIIDVHGDVIMEQAVLQLIREGAVKKHIRKATVHYKNKRDFVFGLLNRHMKDIADFTLPEGGLAFWIVPKVQLDWDIVTALLLEKNIRIIHPEQYSPNPINGFRLSYGALSEELLEQSIPLIAEVFSTFF, translated from the coding sequence ATGCTTCGCCCTTGGAAATTGGAATTAGAAATAGATAAAAAGCTCAGTAAAGCCGTGTATCTGCAGATTGCAGACACTATTATTACGGATATCCGCTCAGGAAGGTTAAAAGCCGGTGATGCACTTCCGGGAAGCCGAAATCTTGCCCAAACGTTAAAAATTAACCGGAATACCGTTGTGGAAGCCTACCAGGTGCTGATCAATGAAGAATGGGTTATCTCCAGAGAACGGAAAGGTATTTTTGTGTCTGAAAAGCTTCCTGTACTGCATGAAAGAAATGCAGATTACCCGGATGGTTCTCACCATCAACAGGTAATGCCTGGGGGGCTTCTGATCAATTTTGATGATGGCCATCCCGACAGTAAAATTGCACCTGTAACAGAACTGGCAAGAGCTTACAGACAAATTTTCAGCATCAAAGCAAAATGGCAGATGATGGGTTATGGAGATGAACATGGCGACATTGAATTCAGAAAAATGATTTCTCAAATGCTTAATCATCAGCGTGGAATGCATATTCATGAAAATGAAATTTCCATTACCCGCGGCAGCCAGATGGGAATGTTTCTGACGGCTCAAAGTCTTCTTACAGCAGGAGATCATGTGATTGTTGAAAATCCGGGATATCAGCCTGCGTGGAAAGCTTTTCAATATGCGGGAGCAAAGCTTTTACATGCGCCTGTAGATCAGGAAGGAATCAGTATTGAAGCGGTTGAAAAGCTTCTCAAGGAACATCAGACTATCAAAGCACTGTATATTACTCCCCACAGGCAATATCCTACTACCGTTACTTTAAGCCTTTCAAGAAGATTAAGACTGATTGAGCTGTCTAATCAGTACAATATAACCATCATTGAGGATGATTATGATAATGAGTTTCATTTCGGGTATCGCCCTATCCTGCCTGTTTCCAGTTTTCCTGAGCTTCACCATTATGTATATATCGGAACACTCAGTAAAGTGGTCGCACCTGCTTTAAGAATTGGCTATCTTGCCACCCCAAACCAGGAACTGCTGAAAAAAATCGGCGAGCTGAGAAAGATAATTGATGTGCATGGTGATGTGATTATGGAGCAGGCTGTCCTTCAGCTGATCAGAGAAGGTGCTGTAAAAAAGCATATCAGAAAAGCAACGGTTCATTATAAGAACAAAAGAGATTTTGTTTTTGGGTTGCTGAACAGGCATATGAAGGATATTGCAGACTTTACGCTGCCTGAAGGCGGCCTTGCTTTCTGGATTGTCCCTAAAGTACAACTGGACTGGGATATCGTAACCGCTTTGTTATTGGAAAAAAATATTAGAATTATTCATCCTGAACAATACAGCCCCAATCCTATAAATGGATTCAGATTGAGTTATGGAGCGCTTTCCGAAGAGCTGCTGGAACAGAGTATTCCTTTGATTGCTGAGGTTTTTTCTACGTTTTTCTAA
- a CDS encoding Atu1372/SO_1960 family protein — MKKLVLFFVLILLSNTTNIMAQNKAKILVLIHSDNGGTYELAKEIAKGIESESNAVSTIKLVKASPNPHLKNLPVATVDELVNYDGIAWGSPVYFGNISTGMSEFLSKTVQLWTNHALEGVPATVFMSAGSGAGKELALQAFWNSLAVHGMILVSNGIRGTEELNKAIPQGNTVLGVTSMASLKDVERPTKGERNMAELQGKNFAKIALALKDTHPKKAIVASENPQNFSEIVKQKNITLPQVPKPAGNYKPFVRSGNLVFINQVALKDGKIFNPGKLGVEVNEQQVKEAVKITMLNVLSVLNEAVGGDFSKVKQCVQLTGIFNTKDDYTHHADLMNVASDLTVEVFGEKGKHARATFGASSIPVGSSVEIQAVFEVE; from the coding sequence ATGAAAAAACTAGTTCTTTTTTTTGTTTTAATTTTATTATCTAATACCACCAACATCATGGCACAGAATAAAGCGAAAATATTGGTCCTTATCCATTCAGACAATGGAGGAACCTACGAGTTGGCTAAGGAAATCGCCAAAGGAATTGAAAGTGAGAGCAATGCAGTTTCCACCATAAAATTAGTCAAAGCATCCCCAAATCCCCACCTGAAAAATCTTCCGGTAGCAACGGTGGATGAGCTGGTCAATTATGACGGGATTGCATGGGGTTCACCCGTTTATTTCGGGAATATAAGTACCGGAATGAGCGAATTTTTATCCAAAACGGTTCAGTTATGGACCAATCACGCTTTGGAAGGAGTTCCAGCCACTGTTTTCATGTCTGCTGGAAGTGGAGCAGGAAAAGAACTTGCTCTTCAGGCCTTCTGGAATAGTCTTGCGGTTCACGGAATGATACTGGTTTCTAATGGGATTCGTGGAACAGAAGAACTGAACAAAGCAATTCCACAGGGAAATACTGTGTTGGGAGTGACCAGTATGGCTTCTTTGAAAGATGTGGAAAGACCTACCAAAGGAGAAAGAAATATGGCAGAACTTCAGGGGAAAAACTTCGCGAAAATAGCATTGGCATTGAAGGATACACATCCGAAAAAAGCAATAGTTGCTTCGGAAAACCCTCAGAATTTCAGTGAAATAGTAAAGCAGAAAAACATTACCCTCCCACAGGTTCCCAAACCGGCGGGAAATTACAAGCCATTTGTTCGTTCCGGAAATCTGGTATTTATCAATCAGGTAGCCCTTAAGGACGGTAAAATTTTCAATCCCGGAAAATTAGGAGTGGAAGTGAATGAGCAGCAGGTAAAAGAGGCTGTAAAAATAACCATGCTGAATGTTCTGTCTGTACTGAATGAGGCTGTAGGAGGGGATTTTAGCAAAGTAAAACAATGTGTTCAGCTGACGGGAATTTTCAATACCAAAGATGATTATACCCATCATGCAGATCTGATGAATGTGGCTTCTGATCTTACTGTAGAAGTTTTCGGGGAAAAAGGCAAGCATGCCAGAGCTACTTTCGGAGCATCGTCTATTCCCGTAGGTTCTTCAGTAGAAATTCAGGCCGTTTTTGAAGTGGAGTAA
- a CDS encoding AraC family transcriptional regulator, which produces MKCGLIEKTESQFVDSIKKEAYVWCEKNWKHDEYEHRHSRAQLTFVEEGYQYFHIERKIYLVPQHHVIWIPSGKAHKITSEAQTVNLMVFLFKTVFEEEFYQNVQVFAVPPVLKEMLLYASKWNQSLDENEEQDIFFKAILKSLPNFCKESSGLEIPVPADMRLIPVCNEINVNFKYSLDIDALAEKAQMSVRSLQRIFKNETGITLQKYLQLTRILKSIELIDTKQYTLSEVAYKVGYQSLSAFTSSYFAIMQTKPRVNKNQGVSS; this is translated from the coding sequence ATGAAATGTGGACTGATTGAAAAAACAGAAAGCCAGTTTGTAGATTCTATTAAAAAAGAGGCTTATGTGTGGTGCGAAAAAAACTGGAAACATGATGAGTATGAGCACAGACATTCCCGTGCCCAGCTTACTTTTGTAGAAGAAGGTTATCAGTATTTCCATATCGAAAGGAAAATTTATCTTGTCCCACAGCATCATGTGATCTGGATTCCGTCTGGAAAAGCGCACAAAATAACTTCTGAAGCGCAAACCGTGAATCTGATGGTCTTTCTCTTCAAAACTGTTTTTGAAGAGGAGTTTTATCAGAATGTACAGGTATTTGCCGTTCCGCCTGTACTAAAGGAAATGCTTTTGTATGCCTCAAAATGGAACCAGTCTCTGGATGAAAATGAGGAACAGGATATTTTTTTCAAAGCTATTTTAAAGAGTCTTCCTAATTTCTGTAAAGAAAGCAGCGGCCTGGAGATTCCTGTCCCTGCTGATATGAGACTGATTCCCGTATGCAATGAAATCAATGTTAATTTTAAATACAGCCTTGATATTGACGCTTTAGCAGAAAAAGCACAAATGTCTGTGAGAAGCCTCCAGAGGATTTTTAAAAATGAAACCGGAATTACCCTGCAAAAGTACCTGCAGCTGACCCGGATTTTAAAAAGTATTGAACTGATAGATACTAAACAATACACTTTGAGTGAAGTGGCTTATAAAGTAGGTTACCAAAGTCTTTCAGCATTTACGTCTTCGTACTTTGCCATCATGCAGACAAAGCCCAGAGTGAATAAAAATCAGGGAGTTTCATCGTGA
- a CDS encoding DUF6766 family protein — translation MSRPGFFYRNSLSIVLITLMIIFLTGQFFTGWKTENKELVENGHAALKISEYIHSGHFIQATFENWESEFLQMMLYVVLTISLRQKGSSESKSMTGEEEVDREPEVHPNAPWPVRKGGIWLKIYKHSLSLAFAILFLASFILHFYGSLTDFNDEQLLKNKSAVSAVQYISESRFWFESFQNWQSEFLAVASLVLLSIWLREKGSPESKPVDMPHDETP, via the coding sequence ATGTCACGCCCCGGTTTCTTTTATCGCAACAGCTTAAGTATTGTTCTGATTACTCTGATGATCATCTTTCTTACAGGACAGTTTTTTACCGGTTGGAAAACTGAAAACAAAGAATTGGTTGAGAACGGACATGCTGCCTTAAAAATCAGTGAATACATTCATAGCGGACATTTTATCCAGGCTACCTTTGAAAACTGGGAAAGCGAATTTCTCCAGATGATGCTCTACGTTGTACTAACGATTTCTCTCAGACAAAAAGGGTCCAGCGAATCCAAGTCTATGACAGGGGAGGAAGAGGTAGACCGAGAGCCAGAAGTACATCCCAACGCACCATGGCCCGTCAGAAAAGGAGGTATATGGCTGAAAATCTATAAGCATTCTTTATCCCTGGCTTTTGCAATACTGTTTCTGGCAAGTTTTATATTGCATTTCTATGGCAGTCTTACGGACTTTAATGATGAGCAGCTATTGAAAAATAAATCCGCTGTAAGCGCTGTGCAGTATATTTCTGAATCAAGATTCTGGTTTGAGTCCTTTCAGAACTGGCAGAGTGAATTCCTGGCCGTAGCTTCCCTCGTTCTGTTATCCATATGGCTTCGCGAAAAAGGCTCTCCGGAATCAAAACCGGTTGATATGCCTCACGATGAAACTCCCTGA
- a CDS encoding FAD-dependent oxidoreductase, with translation MYRDGARKSIWQEEIRKFSDDADLNSFFDVVIVGGGITGVSTALKLQESGKKCIILEAANIGFGTTGGTTAHLNDFFDTTFTQAIRDFGLDNAKRYAESGGDAIRIIEDHIERYRISCDFTRKSAYLFALDEKQEEQLKSIVEGAANVGHEMSYVNEIPFPIPFKEAVLIPGQGQFHPIKYIKGLCEAFIRLGRSIQENCLCESYDEYEDHVILKTSKGEIKTRNVVDATHIPPGVNLLHFTNVPYRSYAMAFTLKNDQYPWELGYDLCEPYHYYRIQNIDGENLLIAGGEDHKTGHADDTGVCFSRLENDVRKYFDVETVFYSWSSQYYEPVDGLPYIGKLPGTQERIFVATGFRGNGMIFGTLSSQILHDLILTGKSKYGDLFNPSRIKPVAGFSDFVKEAATAAFDFVKDKIFKDKIESFSEIGEGEAKVIRYESESYALYKERDGTLHMLRSTCPHAGCEVRWNSAELSWDCPCHGSRFNVNGKILTGPTTKNLQKVFPYQKRDS, from the coding sequence ATGTACAGAGACGGTGCAAGAAAAAGCATATGGCAGGAAGAGATCAGGAAATTTTCTGACGATGCTGATCTCAATTCATTTTTTGATGTTGTCATCGTAGGAGGCGGAATTACCGGAGTTTCAACAGCGCTGAAACTGCAGGAATCCGGAAAGAAATGTATCATTCTGGAAGCTGCCAATATAGGATTTGGAACTACTGGCGGTACAACAGCACATTTAAATGACTTTTTTGATACAACTTTCACACAGGCTATCCGGGATTTCGGTTTGGATAATGCTAAACGTTACGCAGAATCCGGGGGCGATGCTATCAGAATCATTGAAGATCATATTGAGCGCTACAGAATTAGCTGTGATTTTACAAGAAAGTCTGCATACCTGTTTGCTCTGGACGAAAAGCAGGAAGAACAGCTGAAAAGTATTGTAGAAGGCGCTGCCAATGTAGGCCATGAGATGAGCTATGTAAATGAAATTCCTTTTCCCATTCCCTTCAAAGAAGCGGTACTCATTCCCGGGCAGGGGCAATTCCATCCCATTAAGTATATCAAAGGACTCTGTGAAGCCTTTATCAGACTGGGGAGATCTATTCAGGAAAACTGTCTTTGCGAAAGCTATGATGAATATGAAGACCATGTGATTTTAAAAACGTCAAAAGGAGAAATAAAGACACGCAATGTGGTTGATGCCACTCATATTCCACCCGGGGTTAATCTGCTTCATTTTACAAATGTACCATACAGAAGCTATGCGATGGCTTTTACTTTAAAAAATGACCAATATCCATGGGAGCTGGGGTATGATCTTTGTGAACCATATCATTATTACCGTATTCAGAATATTGATGGTGAAAATTTATTAATTGCAGGCGGTGAAGACCACAAAACGGGACATGCCGATGATACCGGAGTATGTTTTTCAAGACTTGAAAACGATGTGAGAAAATACTTTGACGTGGAAACCGTTTTTTATAGCTGGTCCAGCCAGTATTATGAACCTGTGGACGGACTTCCGTACATTGGAAAATTGCCGGGAACTCAGGAAAGAATTTTCGTGGCTACTGGTTTCAGAGGAAACGGAATGATATTCGGGACACTGTCATCACAAATACTACATGACCTTATTCTGACCGGAAAAAGCAAATATGGAGACTTATTTAATCCTTCAAGAATCAAACCTGTTGCCGGGTTTTCAGATTTTGTGAAGGAAGCCGCAACGGCAGCATTTGATTTTGTAAAAGATAAAATTTTCAAAGATAAAATTGAATCTTTCTCAGAAATAGGAGAAGGTGAAGCAAAGGTAATCCGGTACGAATCCGAATCTTATGCACTTTACAAAGAGCGTGACGGAACTTTACATATGCTTCGGAGCACTTGCCCGCATGCAGGATGCGAAGTCCGGTGGAACAGCGCAGAGCTCAGCTGGGACTGCCCATGTCACGGTTCCAGATTCAATGTAAACGGAAAAATCCTTACCGGACCCACTACAAAGAATCTGCAAAAAGTATTTCCTTATCAAAAAAGGGATTCATAA